The genomic segment ACAGCTGAAAGCTGTCGAAATTCTTCGTAAAAGTTTTTATCGTACTTTAACGAGGAATTTAAAATAATCTCGTATGTAAGTAACTTATCTAGATGATCTAGAAGCTTCcttctatatttaattaaatccttTTGAGCGTCAGATAAATGTTTAATATCGATCTTTTCCAGCACTTGATTTATTTTCTGTATCTGTCTTAAGCTTATACTAGCTTCATCCATTTCACTCCACTCTTCATCAATATTATCTATTACAAATTTTCCATTGTCACAAGTACCAATTGCTACTAAAGTTTCCAGGTTAGCACCTTTTAAaccaaaatttaataattctctTGCTGCTTCGATAGTATCTGGAACTCGAGTAATGCATTCATGTAAGACCCAAGATCTTTTTGTAACTTTACTTAAATGTTCTTGAATAGCATTTAATGATAATTCAGATTTTCTCCATTGTGTCTGATATACCAAATCTGTATCcaaattatatgtatttgcTAAAGCCAATGCCTCTTCATATTCCTATAATACAACCTTTTGGTTACTTTAGTTTCAGCTATTTTGAATTTCATAAATACTCATACCTCTATATCAATTTTTCTTGAATAAAGTTCTTCAGGTGTAGTACTTTTAAGTCCAAGGATTCTATATGTTCTAAATAATACTCTTGACTTCTTCTTTTTAGGCTGAaatctttcaatgtcagtgaTAGAATACAAGGTACTTTGCATTAAATTagttgtataatttaatatactaGCTGGTTGTAGTTCATCACTTTCTTCTTCACTTTCTGAAGAGGCTTCttgaaaattgaattaatatgttatattatattatacgtatagaaAATATGTACTCTCTAATTAAGAACTGTAGCACAAACCTGATGTTTGACTTTCTGTATTAGATTCTCTGTTCCGTTTTTTACTTGTTATGTATGTTTCACAATCTAAACATAAAAAACCTCGATCTGAACCAAGTTCATGTATTTGTGGTTGCCCAGCTAAAAATTCAGGGCTTGAACCTAAAAGATTCTTTAAGTCGGTTGTAGAACATACAGAAGTGGATCCAGAACATCTTGTAATTATAATTGcctttaaaaatatcaataaattaaaattaacatgaccatgtatttaaatatatgtatgtacatttaaataataaacattaCCTCTTCTGACCACCAGCCAATATCTATTGGATGGAATTCAGTAACACCTGGTGGAAACTTTTTTGTTTTTGCATGTCCTAAAGGATTAGGTATATTAAAGTCTGGTTGCTCTgataatttccattttctttgtaTCAACAAAGTTGGTAATCTCCATAAGGATATTGAACCATCTGTATGTAAACATgttaaaaatctattatttgGAGAgatttttactttaaatatgaTAGATTCTGGTTGCAAGTTTAATGTGGGGATAATGTTCCATATGGAAAATCTTGACTTAGTTTTCGATTCATCATCGAAAGTAAATGACAACTTGCAATATGGATATTCATTCAGGGGGCGCCAAGATGTTAATCCACTGTCTGAAGCTGTTGACTGTAATGTTTTATATAGTTCAGGATGTTGTATTTCCTaaattgatatatataaaaaatataaaaaagtacATTAATTACCATTAATTTCTGTGATATTGTATTTCCAGCAACATAAAATAAGCTATGTTTTTCATCATAAACAACAGCATTTATTCCATTTTTATAAAAGGTGCCAAAAGAAAATTCATAATTTGCTTCAAATTCATTAGTTGTTGAAATGTGATATGATTTGAGTAAACCGCTGTATGTGATTAACATAAATTCATAAGACCATTTGTCAGATTGTGTCCTTGGTTTGAGAAATATCATAGAAGCTATTGCATCACCAGCTTCTAAAATATGAGGATTTTGGGATATTGTTTTTGgactgatattaaaaatattgttcccCAGAGCATTGTAAAAGGAAGCATAACCATTGCTAGATGCTAATACTAAAAGTGTCCCATCTGGACTCCAAACTAGTTTACGCCATTGTGGGAAAGCATCCTTTGgtactaaaataataaaacatacatGAATTTTTGAAGTCTAGACAGGTTTAAGAAATCATATAAATTTACCGGAAGCTTTCCCAACAACTGAAGAATATTCATCTTTTGCTTTTCGAATTTCTATGACATTTTCTTGTAAAACAGCAAGTAAACGTCCATGATCTCCAATTGCAAATTTCCATGGTAGAGTAAGACTAATTTGTTGTGATATACTTTCTGGTAAAGAATACCTATTGTTAAGATATCTAAGTGCATTTTTTATTGTCCCTGTCGTAGGCAATATTACAGAATCATTTTTGCATTTCTGAAATagatattgtattataaatgcGTAAGAATTGTAGATGATGTAGAATGCGTCTCATTCCAGATTTCTTTTGAACAAGTTACAGTGTAAACTTACTATTAATTCTGGCTCTTGCTcgcgaataaaatattctaacaatTCATAAAGTATTGGTTTATTTGATGACTCGTTTGAATTAACCATTTTGTAATCAGAAACATAACCTACTACGTTGACGAAAACATAGATCTGAGGTGGCAGTCAGGAGTGAAATCAGTCAGAATCTGATAAGTCACTAGTCAACGTTATATTCTTGAAAAGGagataaatttaaatgaaaattatttgagtATTTTCAAACATGTTAAggggaaattttaattatcaaaagaattatgcatgttttgttaaaaataatttagaataattgAACAGTATTGATGTGGTCAGAGCTTGGTATCTCTATAGAAGTTGCATAAAGCACATGTGTAATATAATCACAGTGCATACATGTGAATTTCAAAATACAAACTTGGTCGTGCCTGCAGTTGTCAACAGGATTGCGTGaaccttttatttttacaattagaatttcttaaatatttgtaaaatgtcAGACGGTGAAGATGATTTTATGTGTGAGGAAGAGGAAGATTATGGTCTTGTGAGTATTTGTGTACTTAGGAAGGAAATGTTGATATACTGAGAATGATTTTGGTTAAGAAATAGGTTAGAATTTTGATCTTGacgtatatgaaatttaaaaatagtcTAGAAGTATCTTGTAATGCttaaataatagcaaataatGTTGCTTAGATTTTGTTTAATAACAATAAAGACGTTGaagttatattataatttaaatttgctTAGGTTATGCTGATGCTTTCAAGATGACACTTTTTATGTTTTCTTTGCTTAGCTATGATAACCGATTGTTTTAGaataaaatcaatttcaaaatgatattgtttttttaataattttaggaATACTCTGAAGACTCAAATTCAGAACCTGATGTTGATTTAGAAAATCAATATTATAATAGTAAAGCTTTAAAAGAGGATGATCCAAAAGCAGCTCTACAAAGTTTTCAGAAAGTTTTGGATTTAGAGGGAGGAGAGAAGGGCGAATGGGGTTTCAAGGCTTTGAagcaaatgataaaaattaattttaaattggtACATCATTAGATTAGTGATATATTTATAAGATATACTTATATTTGCTATGATGCTTGATTCTTCCAGGGTAATTATAAGGAAATGATGGCAAGATATAAGCAATTATTAACTTACATTAAAAGTGCAGTTACTAGAAACCATTCAGAAAAATCAATAAATTCCATATTAGATTATATTAGTACCTCAAAGAATGTGAGTAATATACTAATGCAAATTATAAACTAATTTAGATTTCAAACATATTTGCTTCTTATTGTATCTTACAGATGGAATTATTACAAGATTTTTATGAAACTACTTTAGATGCGTTAAAGGATGCCAAAAATGATAGGTTATGGTTTAAAACTAATACAAAATTGGGAAAGTTATACTTTGATCGATCAGATTTTAACAAATTAGCAAAGATATTAAAACAACTTCATCAAAGTTGCCAGGTAGAATTTctctaattatattattaaatgagaATTATTAGTACAATACACATGTATCCCATTTTATTAGACTGATGATGGGGAGGATGATTTGAAGAAGGGTACGCAACTTTTGGAAATCTATGCATTAGAAATACAAATGTATACAGCACAAAAGAATAACAAGAAATTAAAGACTTTATATGAACAAAGTTTACATATTAAAAGTGCTATACCACATCCATTAATAATGGGTGTCATTAGAGGTAGTATAGTCCAAATTAAAAATGGGATTACttaaatatatctaataacataaaataaaactttttatttatttataaaagaatgtgGAGGAAAAATGCATTTAAGAGAAGGTGAATTTGAAAGAGCACACACTGATTTCTTTGAAGCTTTCAAAAATTATGATGAATCCGGATCACCAAGACGTACTACATGTCTGAAATATTTAGTTCTAGCAAATatgtaagtaaaaaattaaacagGTGAAATAgcatattgtaatattaatatactcTGCCGTTAATgcttaaatgtatataaaaacagGCTTATGAAATCTGGTATCAATCCATTTGACTCCCAGGAAGCGAAACCATACAAAAATGATCCAGAGATCTTGGCAATGACAAACTTAGTAGTCAGTTAccaaaataatgatattaatcagtttgaattaattttaaaacaaaacaGGAATAATATAATGGATGATCCTTTCATAAGAGAACATATCGAAGATTTGTTACGTAATATACGAACACAGGTATATGCGGTACACGTACTCTATATGTATCAGGAATTTCGAAAATCTAAACATAACATGTATTTACGTAATTTTGCAGgttttaatcaaattaattaaacCATACACTAGAATTTACATCCCTTTTATAAGCAAAGAATTAAATATCGATGTATCAGAGGTTGAAAGTCTCTTAGTGTCTTGTATTTTGGATAGTACTATCCGTGGTCGTATTGACCAGGTAATGCaacaaattttatatcatttaaaagttatttatttGCTTCATCGTATATCAAATTGTATACAGGTGAACCAAGTGCTCGAATTGGATAAAAAATCAGTATGCGCGGCGCGTTATAACGCTCTTGATAAGTGGACAGGACAGTTACACTCTCTGCATTTAACTATAGTAAATAAGATGTCGTAAATGGCATGATGCGCgtgaatttaaaataacatcgaccttaaaataatatattgtatagtaTATCATAAATACCTGTCTCcgattatatgaaaaataaaatctgttgtgatataataaatttaggATTTTAATACGGTTCGCTTATTATACCTTCTCATTGTGATACTCTTTCTTGTTACTTTTTGCGTTTATCTATTTATTGTATACTATGAATCAAATCAATTCAAGTCAATTcatttagtcacataggctatGCTATCTTTCTATAatcattgattttctgttaagTTGGTATCAAGGGTATTGAgttgtttcaaaaatattacgAGATCATGAACGGATGCAATGTTGCGGATAAGCTATAGTTCCTTGTTCGCTTCCGACACGATACTTTGTCAAGTGTCCGATCTCTTGAATTCTGTCCAATCAATCAAATTTAGAGTACGTTATTTTTTGCACGTCTATTTTTCGATATACGAGTATGAGAACTATATTCAATCGATTTCTattttgcagttttgcatttccTTAAAGATCGAGTTAACAATTAACAAAAGGAGAATTACTTTATTGCGTCTTTTTTTTGGTGCATGCTTATTAATTTACATGTATTATTCAATAAAAAGTTGTTACAGTTTCTTACGTGCAGTGACGATAACGAAACGTCAGATATAGTTTACTTATTTGTCGATCGCATTATCGAAAGTAGTTGATCAATttcttgaaatttcgaaattcgtaAGTTTCAATTAACGAAATTCTATTTATCCGTTCTAATTTCTATGCAAGTTCGATACAACTGAACACCCTGTAGAAGGAAGTGCTTCAACAGAAGGATGACGAACGTGCCGTCTCGGTGGAACTGCACGACTGGTTTTAGCTCCGTTTCAAGCATTGTTATTCAGTCTACGTTCGCGCCTATGTAAATGTTGGTTAACCCCAGGCAGGACGGGCGGCAGGGTCCCTAGGCTCGTCCTACATCCTCACTGCTACGGGATGGTATAATCCTCTCGTCCTCGAACAGGTTCATCCTCATCCTCGCCACGTTTAAGGTGGCAGCTTGCAAAGCCACAGAAACTTACTTTGTGAGAAAATCAATTTAGAAAGTAAAATCAGCAACAAATATAGCGGATTGttgattttcattttccattTCGTAAGACGGATATTTTCATGAAGATGGCTTtccttatttcaattttcacgaTTAATTGTCAGAGAATTATTCCTGTTCTTATGATTTtcctaatatttaaaaaatctatgAAAGTTTTGGACGATCGCATTTAGAAGTATAGAGAAGTCGTCTATAGAAATATCCCCATGCATTTCTATGTATTTTCGTATTAAGGTTCCAGGGAGTGGTGGTTAGAGCTGCAGTCGGCGTGATTAGCGGGCATGCGAGTATACGCGTGAAACGACGTCGACGATAACGACTATGTCGACGGAATCCCAACGTTAATTGGCACTTGCAATCAAAGCACGGCTCGAAATATCTACTGGTATTCACGTGGCTTTTCCACGGATTTTGAAATGAAACTTTCCTCGAAATCTTCTTCTCAACGAAGAGATAGAACTCGTGGAACAATC from the Bombus terrestris chromosome 1, iyBomTerr1.2, whole genome shotgun sequence genome contains:
- the LOC100652149 gene encoding COP9 signalosome complex subunit 2 — protein: MSDGEDDFMCEEEEDYGLEYSEDSNSEPDVDLENQYYNSKALKEDDPKAALQSFQKVLDLEGGEKGEWGFKALKQMIKINFKLGNYKEMMARYKQLLTYIKSAVTRNHSEKSINSILDYISTSKNMELLQDFYETTLDALKDAKNDRLWFKTNTKLGKLYFDRSDFNKLAKILKQLHQSCQTDDGEDDLKKGTQLLEIYALEIQMYTAQKNNKKLKTLYEQSLHIKSAIPHPLIMGVIRECGGKMHLREGEFERAHTDFFEAFKNYDESGSPRRTTCLKYLVLANMLMKSGINPFDSQEAKPYKNDPEILAMTNLVVSYQNNDINQFELILKQNRNNIMDDPFIREHIEDLLRNIRTQVLIKLIKPYTRIYIPFISKELNIDVSEVESLLVSCILDSTIRGRIDQVNQVLELDKKSVCAARYNALDKWTGQLHSLHLTIVNKMS